The following proteins are encoded in a genomic region of Bernardetia sp. MNP-M8:
- the lpdA gene encoding dihydrolipoyl dehydrogenase encodes MKYDVTIIGSGPGGYVAAIRAAQLGLKTAIIEKYATLGGTCLNVGCIPSKALLDSSEHFHTAQKNFKEHGIDINEPKVNFEQMIERKRGVVKKTCDGVDYLMKKNKIDVYQGVGSFIDKNNIKVTATDSKEKGKETKIETDKVIIATGSKPTIFPFFPYDKKRFITSTEALELKEVPKKMIVIGGGVIGMELGSVYARLGTEVSVIEFMPSIIPTMDSTMGKELERVSKKSLKMKFFLQHKVEEAKQDGDEVVIKAVDKKGKEVEFRADYCLLSVGRQAYTEGLGLENIGIKTDKRGTIAVNDHLETEVKGVYAIGDVVRGAMLAHKAEEEGVMVAELMAGQKPHINYLLIPGVVYTWPEVASVGYTEEQLKESGRKYKSGSFPFMALGRARASMDTDGLVKVLADEKTDEILGMHIIGARAADMIATGVTAMEYRASAEDVARQSHAHPTYMEAVKEACLAATENRAVHM; translated from the coding sequence ATGAAATACGACGTAACAATTATTGGTTCAGGTCCTGGTGGTTATGTAGCTGCCATTCGTGCAGCACAGTTAGGACTCAAAACTGCAATTATAGAAAAATATGCTACTTTGGGTGGAACGTGTCTTAATGTAGGCTGTATTCCTTCAAAGGCACTTTTAGATTCTTCAGAGCATTTCCATACTGCTCAAAAAAACTTTAAAGAACACGGAATCGATATCAATGAGCCAAAAGTAAATTTTGAGCAAATGATTGAGCGTAAACGTGGCGTTGTAAAGAAAACTTGTGATGGCGTTGATTATTTGATGAAAAAAAATAAAATTGATGTTTATCAAGGAGTAGGTTCTTTCATTGACAAAAACAATATCAAGGTTACAGCAACAGATAGTAAAGAAAAAGGCAAGGAAACTAAAATCGAAACCGATAAAGTTATCATTGCAACAGGCTCAAAACCAACTATTTTTCCTTTCTTTCCTTATGACAAAAAACGTTTTATCACTTCAACAGAAGCCTTAGAATTGAAAGAAGTTCCTAAAAAAATGATTGTTATTGGTGGTGGAGTAATCGGAATGGAACTTGGGTCTGTGTATGCTCGCTTAGGAACAGAAGTTTCTGTTATCGAATTTATGCCTTCTATTATCCCAACAATGGATAGTACAATGGGAAAAGAATTAGAAAGAGTAAGTAAAAAATCACTCAAAATGAAGTTCTTTTTACAACACAAAGTAGAAGAAGCAAAACAAGATGGCGACGAAGTAGTCATTAAAGCTGTTGATAAAAAAGGCAAAGAAGTAGAATTTAGAGCTGATTATTGCTTGCTTTCTGTTGGTCGTCAGGCTTATACAGAAGGTTTAGGATTAGAAAATATTGGTATCAAAACTGACAAAAGAGGAACAATTGCAGTAAATGATCATTTAGAAACAGAAGTAAAAGGCGTTTATGCAATTGGTGATGTTGTTCGTGGCGCAATGCTCGCACATAAAGCTGAAGAAGAAGGCGTTATGGTTGCCGAACTTATGGCAGGACAAAAACCTCATATCAATTATCTTTTAATTCCAGGGGTTGTTTATACATGGCCAGAAGTAGCAAGTGTAGGCTACACAGAAGAACAACTCAAAGAATCGGGTAGAAAATACAAATCAGGTTCGTTTCCATTTATGGCACTCGGAAGAGCAAGAGCTTCAATGGATACTGATGGACTTGTAAAGGTATTGGCAGACGAAAAAACAGACGAAATATTAGGAATGCACATCATAGGTGCAAGAGCAGCCGATATGATAGCGACAGGCGTAACAGCAATGGAATACAGAGCATCAGCCGAAGATGTTGCAAGACAAAGCCATGCACACCCAACCTATATGGAAGCTGTAAAAGAAGCATGTTTGGCAGCTACTGAAAATCGTGCTGTGCATATGTAA
- a CDS encoding YcxB family protein: MIVKTKKYKIDPDIYVKISFVNALKQWWWVWFIPPAIFLIFLAFGLWSWGLGVALVLSGLYLLFWYIQFKGLTMHEKSKPLFDKYAYDINSQRIMMMVDAKRGSEIKWDKIIKVEKREDAFVLYLSKYEFLYFPFTIFKSENEIKFVETVIRRKGYLNTEIKK; this comes from the coding sequence ATGATTGTCAAAACAAAAAAATATAAAATAGATCCAGATATTTACGTTAAAATTTCATTTGTAAATGCCCTCAAACAGTGGTGGTGGGTTTGGTTTATTCCTCCTGCTATTTTTCTCATCTTCCTTGCTTTTGGTTTGTGGAGTTGGGGATTAGGTGTTGCACTTGTTCTTTCAGGTTTGTATCTTCTTTTTTGGTATATCCAGTTTAAAGGACTTACGATGCACGAAAAATCTAAACCTCTCTTTGACAAATATGCGTATGACATTAATAGCCAGCGCATTATGATGATGGTGGATGCAAAAAGAGGTTCAGAAATAAAATGGGACAAAATTATTAAAGTAGAAAAGAGAGAAGACGCTTTTGTTCTTTATCTTTCAAAATATGAATTTTTGTATTTTCCTTTTACTATATTCAAATCTGAAAACGAAATAAAATTTGTAGAAACAGTTATCCGTCGCAAAGGTTATTTGAATACAGAGATTAAAAAATAA
- a CDS encoding DUF6089 family protein: MNYKFILFLVFFSILSVAASQAQDIEFGFGAGVANYTGDISPSYKLQNARPAGEIFVRYNPSPAFSLRFGAMIGVIKADETKSDDPFSQRRLAQFVGTVYEASARMEYNFRDYRAMSELNRLSPYVFFGGSVAHIAVNSNYFDNQPNALEIALPIGVGLKYMLAHNYNLGFEFGARPTFTDAIDGMLQDDTIDNVSNVGKFQMTNLFTKDMYYYTGISLSFTINRVVCPTEFR, from the coding sequence ATGAATTATAAATTTATTCTCTTCCTTGTCTTCTTTTCAATTCTTTCAGTTGCAGCTTCTCAAGCTCAAGACATAGAATTTGGTTTTGGAGCAGGAGTTGCAAATTATACAGGAGATATTTCTCCTTCTTACAAACTACAAAATGCCCGTCCAGCAGGAGAAATTTTTGTTCGTTATAATCCAAGTCCTGCTTTTTCTTTGCGTTTTGGCGCAATGATAGGAGTAATCAAGGCAGATGAAACTAAATCGGATGATCCTTTTTCTCAAAGAAGATTAGCTCAGTTTGTAGGAACTGTATATGAGGCATCAGCAAGAATGGAATATAATTTTAGAGATTATAGAGCAATGAGTGAACTCAACCGTCTTTCACCTTATGTATTTTTTGGGGGTTCGGTAGCACATATTGCTGTAAATAGTAATTATTTTGATAATCAACCTAATGCGTTAGAAATTGCTTTGCCTATCGGTGTAGGATTAAAATATATGTTGGCTCATAATTATAATCTAGGATTTGAGTTTGGAGCAAGACCTACTTTTACAGATGCTATTGATGGAATGCTTCAAGATGATACTATAGATAATGTTAGTAATGTAGGTAAATTTCAAATGACTAATTTGTTTACTAAAGACATGTATTACTACACAGGAATTTCTCTCAGCTTTACAATAAATAGAGTCGTTTGTCCGACAGAATTTAGATAA
- a CDS encoding ribose-phosphate pyrophosphokinase, giving the protein MNSVKLFAGSASRYLAEKIAHSYGKPLGQHNIQIFSDGEMCPNYSESIRGADVFIIQSTFPPADNLMELLLMIDAAKRASAGSVTVVMPYFGYARQDRKDKPRVAIGAKLVANLISAAGATRIMTCDLHAGQIQGFFDIPVDHLYATAIFIPYIESLNIENLVFASPDVGGVARARSYASQFHADMVVCDKHRKRANEIASMQVIGDVEGANVIIVDDLIDTAGTISKAAQVLLDNGAVSVRAIATHPVLSGKAYENINNSPLLELAVMDTIPLKEKSDKIKVLSVAELFAKAIRKIHDQESISTLFI; this is encoded by the coding sequence ATGAATTCTGTCAAACTCTTTGCTGGTTCAGCTTCTCGTTATTTAGCCGAAAAAATTGCACACTCCTATGGAAAACCTTTAGGACAACACAATATTCAAATTTTTAGTGATGGCGAAATGTGTCCTAATTATAGCGAATCTATTCGTGGTGCAGATGTTTTTATTATTCAATCGACCTTTCCTCCTGCTGACAATCTGATGGAGCTTTTACTGATGATTGATGCTGCAAAGCGTGCTTCGGCTGGTTCGGTTACGGTTGTGATGCCTTATTTTGGGTATGCTCGTCAAGATAGAAAGGATAAACCTCGTGTGGCTATTGGTGCAAAACTGGTAGCCAATCTTATTTCTGCTGCTGGCGCAACTCGTATTATGACTTGTGATTTACATGCAGGACAAATTCAGGGCTTTTTTGATATTCCTGTCGATCATTTATATGCAACAGCTATTTTCATTCCTTATATCGAATCTCTTAATATTGAGAATCTAGTTTTTGCTTCACCTGATGTAGGAGGAGTTGCTAGAGCTAGAAGCTATGCTTCACAATTTCATGCTGATATGGTCGTTTGTGACAAACACCGAAAAAGAGCTAATGAAATTGCTTCTATGCAAGTGATTGGAGATGTAGAGGGTGCAAATGTAATAATTGTAGATGACCTGATTGATACAGCAGGAACAATTTCAAAAGCAGCTCAAGTTTTGCTTGATAATGGTGCTGTTTCTGTACGTGCTATTGCTACACACCCTGTTTTGTCTGGAAAGGCGTATGAAAATATTAATAACTCTCCACTTTTAGAACTAGCTGTAATGGATACTATTCCATTAAAAGAAAAATCAGATAAGATAAAAGTATTATCTGTGGCTGAACTTTTTGCGAAGGCTATTCGTAAGATTCACGATCAAGAATCTATTAGTACATTGTTTATCTAA
- a CDS encoding DUF6089 family protein: MKKILFTLLFTLLGIAFLATEEVQAQVGNKYYYKKTTPRRGPHNHQWVWTKRRQYVSVGLNVNSMNYFGDIVPKPNFWSTDLRFTRPNIGIFVEKKFRPQFSARLGLNWGRLLSYDSETADPTDGHDFFRYIRNAHFRNDIFELNTTFRWDLMSSELLNKEFYQRPKQFVPYVMGGLAVFYHAPKAKAPETKIGGGSPDWGAGEWTDLQPLGTEGQGRNYVNNSGDTVALGNKYSKVQIAIPLGFGIRKKLSNRIDIAFEFSYRFLLTDYLDDVSRNYLDLGVFGDDELAKAFHDRSLEGDREAILKEMASRGELVRLLDPYSYTGIDGTRYNTFDGFGSDPYSTPSIRGNQNDNDVYMLTGFHLIYIIPPHGVRCPVRFK; the protein is encoded by the coding sequence ATGAAAAAAATTCTTTTTACATTATTATTTACCTTACTTGGAATAGCTTTTTTAGCAACTGAAGAAGTTCAGGCACAGGTAGGAAATAAATATTACTACAAAAAAACAACTCCTCGTAGAGGACCTCATAACCATCAATGGGTTTGGACAAAGCGTCGCCAATATGTAAGTGTTGGTTTGAATGTTAATTCAATGAATTATTTTGGTGATATTGTACCTAAGCCTAACTTTTGGAGTACAGATTTACGTTTTACTCGTCCAAATATTGGAATATTCGTTGAGAAAAAATTTCGCCCACAATTTTCAGCTCGTTTAGGACTGAATTGGGGAAGACTTTTGAGTTACGACTCAGAAACTGCTGATCCGACTGATGGACACGATTTTTTCCGTTATATTCGTAATGCTCATTTCAGAAACGATATTTTCGAACTCAATACTACTTTTCGTTGGGACTTGATGAGTAGTGAGCTTTTAAATAAAGAATTTTATCAAAGACCAAAGCAATTTGTACCTTATGTAATGGGTGGATTGGCTGTATTTTATCATGCTCCTAAAGCAAAAGCTCCTGAAACTAAAATTGGAGGAGGTTCTCCAGACTGGGGTGCAGGCGAATGGACAGACCTACAACCTCTTGGTACAGAAGGACAAGGACGTAATTATGTAAATAATAGTGGAGATACTGTTGCTTTAGGTAATAAATATTCTAAAGTTCAGATTGCCATTCCTCTTGGATTTGGTATTCGTAAAAAATTATCTAATCGTATAGACATTGCTTTTGAGTTTTCTTATCGTTTCTTACTTACAGATTATTTAGATGATGTAAGTCGTAACTATTTAGATTTAGGAGTTTTTGGAGATGATGAACTTGCAAAAGCATTTCATGACCGTTCTTTAGAAGGAGACAGAGAGGCAATATTAAAAGAGATGGCTAGTAGAGGAGAATTAGTTAGATTACTTGATCCTTACTCTTATACAGGAATAGATGGAACTCGTTATAATACTTTTGATGGCTTTGGTAGTGATCCCTATTCAACCCCAAGTATCCGTGGAAATCAAAATGATAATGATGTTTATATGCTTACAGGATTTCATTTGATTTATATCATTCCTCCTCATGGAGTGCGTTGTCCTGTTCGTTTTAAATAA
- the mltG gene encoding endolytic transglycosylase MltG yields MANSKKENSKGKISLKYKIFLGIFAGLSVFAIATSYYIYQMAYTPSVLTQKGAEQKYLYIPKGMSYDQLAKQLREDGTIQHPVAFGVFSKWLNYVDNVKAGRYILTPKMNTIDFVRQLRSGNQAPVNVTFNENLRFLPELAGKITNNLEIDSAEFATYLLDENTAKEFGFDKDNFISMFLPNTYEMYWTDSKEEVVERMKKEYDKFWTDERKELAKAQGLSQKEVAILASIVDAETRYADEKPRVAGVYLNRLEKEMLLQADPTLVFAHNDFTIKRVLNSHKEIESPFNTYKYVGLPPSPIRLPSIAGLNAVLKPENHEYIFFCAKEDLSGYHAFAKTNAEHEANARRYHNALNARGIK; encoded by the coding sequence ATGGCTAATTCAAAAAAAGAAAATTCTAAAGGCAAAATCAGTCTGAAATACAAAATATTTTTAGGGATTTTTGCAGGCTTATCTGTCTTTGCTATTGCTACAAGTTATTATATTTATCAAATGGCTTATACACCTTCTGTTCTGACACAGAAAGGAGCAGAGCAAAAATACTTATATATTCCAAAAGGAATGAGTTATGATCAACTTGCTAAACAACTTCGTGAAGATGGAACAATTCAACATCCTGTTGCTTTTGGTGTCTTCTCAAAATGGCTCAATTATGTTGATAATGTAAAAGCAGGTCGTTATATTCTTACTCCAAAAATGAATACGATTGATTTTGTGCGTCAGCTTCGTTCTGGAAATCAAGCTCCTGTAAATGTTACTTTCAATGAAAACTTACGTTTTTTACCCGAGTTAGCAGGAAAAATAACAAACAATTTAGAAATTGATTCGGCAGAGTTTGCAACGTATTTACTTGATGAGAATACAGCCAAAGAATTTGGTTTTGATAAGGACAATTTCATTTCTATGTTTTTACCAAATACGTATGAAATGTATTGGACAGATTCGAAGGAAGAAGTTGTAGAAAGAATGAAAAAAGAGTATGATAAATTTTGGACAGACGAGAGAAAAGAACTAGCTAAAGCTCAAGGACTCTCTCAAAAAGAAGTGGCTATTTTGGCTTCTATCGTTGATGCAGAGACTCGTTATGCTGACGAAAAACCTCGTGTTGCTGGTGTATATCTCAATCGTTTGGAAAAAGAAATGTTACTTCAAGCTGACCCAACACTTGTTTTTGCTCACAATGATTTTACTATAAAAAGGGTTTTAAATTCTCACAAAGAAATAGAATCTCCTTTTAATACTTATAAATATGTAGGTTTGCCACCTTCTCCGATTCGTTTGCCTTCTATTGCTGGTCTGAATGCTGTTTTAAAACCTGAAAATCATGAATATATTTTCTTTTGTGCAAAAGAAGATTTATCTGGTTATCATGCCTTTGCAAAAACGAATGCAGAACATGAAGCAAATGCAAGACGTTATCATAATGCTTTAAATGCTAGAGGGATAAAATAA
- a CDS encoding aspartate kinase yields the protein MLHVFKFGGASVKDAPAVRNVSNILRSFIDKKDKLVIVVSAMGKTTNHLEDIFKAAKSKPKHEKNDECERILKQIEDYHYALADELFDGEREKIVYKILQKYIFQLSATLKDDEPNWDKHYDQVICFGELMSSAIVSEYLKMQHDDKCLWVDARRFVQTNERWREGQIDWEWSEQLIRTELLPMLEQRFVLTQGFIGGTIGGKTTTLGREGSDFTAAVFAYCLQADGVTIWKDVSGILNADPKRIKNTRLFEQINYSDAAEMTYYGATVIHPKTIRPLAAKGIPLYVRSFLNADVEGTKIGNFPTQPSIPSIIVKGNQSMFVFKAKDLAAINERNQLAYIHSELNRYNIKINLLQVSATSFSVCTDNDERKLASLKESLSNDFELDNLDNLELITVKNYDTETLNNFTGLGNALVAQRSEDVFQVVVSK from the coding sequence ATGTTACATGTATTCAAATTTGGTGGTGCGTCTGTGAAAGATGCCCCTGCTGTCAGAAATGTAAGTAATATTTTACGTTCATTCATTGACAAAAAAGATAAACTCGTTATTGTTGTTTCTGCTATGGGCAAGACAACAAACCACTTGGAAGATATTTTTAAGGCAGCCAAATCGAAACCCAAACATGAGAAAAATGATGAATGTGAACGCATTTTAAAACAAATTGAAGACTATCATTATGCTCTTGCAGACGAACTTTTTGATGGAGAGCGTGAAAAAATTGTCTATAAAATTCTCCAAAAATATATTTTTCAGCTTTCAGCAACCTTAAAAGATGACGAACCTAATTGGGATAAACATTACGACCAAGTAATCTGTTTTGGAGAACTTATGTCTTCGGCTATCGTTTCCGAATATCTCAAAATGCAACATGATGATAAATGTCTGTGGGTAGATGCTCGTCGTTTTGTTCAGACCAATGAACGTTGGAGAGAAGGACAAATTGATTGGGAATGGTCAGAACAACTCATTAGAACCGAACTTTTGCCCATGTTAGAACAGCGTTTTGTCTTGACACAAGGTTTTATTGGTGGAACAATTGGTGGAAAAACGACTACTTTAGGACGTGAAGGTTCAGATTTTACGGCTGCTGTTTTTGCCTATTGTTTGCAAGCAGATGGGGTTACAATTTGGAAAGATGTTTCTGGAATTTTGAATGCTGACCCAAAAAGAATTAAAAATACTCGCCTTTTTGAGCAGATTAATTATTCTGATGCTGCCGAAATGACGTATTATGGAGCAACAGTTATTCACCCAAAAACTATCCGTCCGTTGGCTGCAAAAGGAATTCCTTTGTATGTTCGTTCGTTTCTAAACGCAGACGTAGAAGGAACAAAGATTGGAAATTTTCCTACTCAGCCTTCCATTCCTTCAATTATTGTAAAAGGAAATCAGAGCATGTTTGTTTTTAAGGCTAAAGATTTGGCTGCCATTAATGAGCGAAACCAACTGGCTTATATTCACTCTGAACTAAACCGTTATAATATCAAAATCAATTTATTACAAGTTTCTGCTACTTCTTTTTCTGTTTGTACAGATAATGATGAGCGAAAATTAGCTTCTTTAAAAGAATCTTTAAGTAATGATTTTGAGCTAGATAATTTGGATAATTTAGAACTGATTACAGTCAAAAATTATGATACTGAAACACTTAACAACTTCACAGGACTTGGAAATGCACTTGTTGCACAGCGTTCGGAAGATGTTTTTCAAGTTGTGGTTAGTAAGTAA
- a CDS encoding tetratricopeptide repeat protein, with translation MQPQEIPASYNEACKAYETRKYDIALEKLEITLTESPDFAPAFYIKGLTYMQLQDWRNAYDNFKAYSQITPEKGDTYLNMGTAMLNMKQPRTAVSYFDFALSLRMTENRPERAHLNKALAFRQINDNEKALESFEAALKIHPHFDDALLEMAKLQLDLDKNEEAIIYYQRVVDLPKQRRSFPLWEAWVGLAIAQSELKQFSKALISIEEAVELQPNTIGFFKSNESFNSLRESEYNNDFENILS, from the coding sequence ATGCAGCCACAAGAAATTCCAGCATCTTATAATGAGGCATGTAAAGCCTACGAAACAAGAAAATACGATATTGCTTTAGAAAAATTAGAAATTACTCTGACGGAAAGTCCAGACTTTGCACCTGCTTTTTATATAAAAGGACTTACCTATATGCAACTTCAAGATTGGAGAAATGCGTATGATAATTTTAAAGCCTATTCCCAAATTACACCTGAAAAGGGAGACACCTATTTGAATATGGGAACAGCAATGCTAAATATGAAACAGCCAAGAACAGCTGTTTCTTATTTTGATTTTGCTCTGTCTTTAAGAATGACTGAGAATCGACCAGAGAGAGCGCACTTAAATAAAGCTTTAGCATTCCGACAAATAAATGATAATGAAAAAGCTCTAGAATCATTTGAAGCTGCTCTAAAAATACATCCTCATTTTGATGATGCCTTGCTAGAAATGGCTAAGTTACAGTTAGATTTAGATAAAAATGAAGAAGCAATTATCTACTATCAAAGAGTAGTTGATTTACCAAAACAGCGTAGGAGTTTTCCTCTTTGGGAAGCTTGGGTAGGTTTGGCAATTGCACAATCTGAACTCAAACAGTTTTCAAAGGCTCTCATTTCAATAGAGGAAGCCGTTGAATTACAACCTAATACTATCGGTTTTTTCAAATCAAATGAGTCATTTAATTCACTAAGAGAAAGTGAATATAATAATGATTTTGAAAACATTCTGAGCTAG
- a CDS encoding RNA polymerase sigma factor: protein MSEAAQPSQTEQEQKWIQQLQHPQTTSKERTIAFDGIMRLHRRAIYSHIRKMVIDADDTDDLLQETFVKVWKNIDKFKNESKLYTWIYRIATNETLRFLERKKKKQGLPMNETSEQLMQNLESDEQFSGEEVQLILQKAILTLPDKQRLVFNMKYFDEMKYEDISEIVDTSVGALKASYHLATKKIEAYLKENYQ from the coding sequence TTGTCAGAAGCAGCTCAACCTAGTCAGACAGAACAAGAACAAAAGTGGATTCAGCAATTACAGCATCCACAAACGACTTCGAAAGAACGCACAATTGCCTTTGATGGAATTATGCGCCTTCACCGACGAGCCATTTATTCTCATATCAGAAAAATGGTTATTGATGCTGATGATACAGATGATTTGTTACAAGAAACATTTGTAAAAGTGTGGAAAAACATAGATAAATTTAAAAATGAATCTAAACTATATACTTGGATTTATAGAATAGCGACCAATGAAACATTACGTTTTTTGGAGAGAAAAAAGAAAAAACAAGGACTTCCAATGAATGAAACATCAGAACAACTTATGCAGAACTTAGAAAGTGATGAACAGTTTTCAGGAGAAGAAGTACAGTTAATTCTTCAAAAAGCAATTCTGACTTTACCTGACAAACAGCGTTTGGTTTTTAATATGAAGTATTTTGATGAAATGAAATATGAAGATATTTCAGAAATAGTAGATACTTCTGTCGGAGCTTTGAAAGCCTCCTATCATTTGGCAACAAAAAAAATTGAAGCCTATTTAAAAGAAAATTATCAGTAA
- a CDS encoding SEL1-like repeat protein, protein MRQLFRIIFLLVIIFSTNNVFAQTDWTQRTEIQKKQLIQEWINTKNKTDSILNNLGYAYSKGIGIEQDYKKAFEYYEKAVQKNFALAYNNLGNMYKEGNYVEKNLEKALIYIQKAASNNEKYGMTNLAGMYEEGIGVQQNIDSAIFWYEKAVKLNHIPALNNLGSIYLADTTKQDFDKARYYFEICAEENEPMAMLNLLQMYKNGLGVEKDYTKAMKYAEKAALLGNPIGFFEYGNFYCNGEGVKKDMSTALQLYEEASKRGYTLAQINVAYMYETAQGTEKNMEKAIFWYKEAAKTGNEYAIKRLKELE, encoded by the coding sequence ATGAGACAATTATTCAGAATTATATTTTTGTTGGTTATTATTTTTTCAACAAACAATGTTTTTGCACAAACTGATTGGACACAAAGAACAGAAATACAGAAAAAACAACTTATCCAAGAATGGATAAATACAAAAAACAAAACAGATTCTATATTAAATAACTTAGGATATGCTTATTCGAAGGGAATAGGAATAGAACAGGATTATAAAAAAGCATTTGAATATTATGAAAAAGCTGTACAGAAAAATTTTGCTTTAGCTTATAACAACTTGGGAAATATGTATAAGGAAGGAAACTATGTAGAAAAAAATTTGGAAAAAGCCTTAATTTATATTCAAAAAGCTGCTTCTAACAATGAAAAATATGGAATGACTAATCTAGCAGGCATGTATGAAGAAGGAATAGGAGTACAACAGAATATAGATAGTGCTATTTTTTGGTACGAAAAAGCTGTAAAATTAAATCACATTCCTGCTCTAAATAATTTAGGTTCAATTTATTTAGCAGATACAACCAAACAAGATTTTGACAAAGCACGCTACTATTTTGAAATCTGTGCAGAAGAAAATGAACCTATGGCAATGCTTAATTTGCTTCAAATGTATAAAAATGGATTAGGTGTAGAGAAAGATTACACTAAAGCTATGAAATATGCTGAAAAAGCAGCTTTATTAGGCAACCCAATTGGCTTTTTTGAGTATGGAAATTTTTATTGTAATGGAGAAGGAGTTAAAAAAGATATGTCGACGGCATTGCAATTATATGAAGAAGCATCTAAAAGAGGTTATACATTAGCTCAAATAAATGTCGCTTATATGTATGAAACTGCGCAAGGAACTGAAAAAAATATGGAAAAAGCTATTTTTTGGTATAAAGAAGCTGCAAAAACAGGAAACGAATATGCAATAAAACGCTTGAAAGAATTAGAATAA